One genomic segment of Alkalimarinus alittae includes these proteins:
- a CDS encoding PilW family protein, with amino-acid sequence MITHSHTRQTGFSLVELMIAMVLGLVLMAGVIQIFLGSKQTYSVVSAQSHTLENGRFGLFFISRSLRHAGYWGTIGVERKFPAVAEFTEGTSITFGRNNDATNADIEDGTDEIFIRMTGAPDGSIETCLGSSLLNNQLAVDHYYIRAVDPLSTENIPSLYCSSRVYGFTAETHTLGALVSSDDQPLVNGIENMQILYGIGSANEVTQYVNSTGVTNWEDVRAVKVALLSASNENTTGVTNTITYNLLDESVTAPGDGRPRMVFQQSVSLRNFIP; translated from the coding sequence ATGATTACTCATTCACACACTCGGCAGACAGGGTTTTCTCTTGTTGAGCTTATGATCGCTATGGTACTGGGCCTTGTTTTAATGGCGGGTGTTATACAAATATTTTTAGGCAGTAAGCAGACGTATAGCGTGGTTTCAGCGCAGTCACATACACTTGAAAACGGTCGGTTTGGGTTGTTTTTTATTTCTCGTAGTCTTAGGCATGCCGGGTATTGGGGTACCATAGGGGTAGAAAGAAAATTCCCAGCAGTTGCAGAGTTTACAGAGGGTACATCCATTACCTTTGGTCGAAATAATGATGCGACAAATGCAGACATTGAAGATGGAACTGATGAGATATTTATCCGGATGACAGGTGCACCAGATGGCAGTATTGAAACTTGTTTAGGGTCTAGCCTGCTCAACAACCAGTTGGCTGTTGATCACTATTATATTCGTGCTGTAGACCCTCTCAGTACTGAAAATATACCTAGTCTGTACTGTTCATCACGAGTATATGGCTTTACTGCTGAAACCCACACGCTTGGTGCATTGGTTAGCTCAGATGACCAACCATTGGTAAATGGCATTGAAAACATGCAGATACTTTATGGCATAGGCTCAGCAAATGAAGTCACGCAATACGTAAACTCAACAGGCGTAACGAACTGGGAAGACGTGCGAGCGGTTAAGGTGGCGTTGCTAAGTGCCTCCAATGAAAATACAACCGGAGTCACCAACACTATTACCTACAACTTATTAGATGAATCGGTGACCGCACCAGGTGATGGCCGGCCGCGCATGGTGTTTCAGCAATCTGTATCTTTAAGAAACTTTATACCTTAG
- the pilV gene encoding type IV pilus modification protein PilV produces MQAVNKRDKQSGVSLIEVLVTVLILAIGLLGVASLQSLSLKGGTQSFLNSRAQMVTSDLVDRMMANMDSAVDGDYAGTPVAAEPTPNCHTASCSGAQMAAHDLWQVSDRMTNEMLLLRGALSVAYDAATREYSIAITWDAAVGGGASGGSYTASTCTAADNNNSGCMFTAVRF; encoded by the coding sequence ATGCAGGCTGTTAATAAACGAGATAAACAAAGCGGTGTCAGCTTAATAGAAGTGCTAGTTACTGTATTGATATTAGCGATTGGGCTTCTAGGCGTAGCTAGCTTACAGTCTTTAAGTTTAAAAGGCGGCACTCAATCATTTTTAAATTCTAGGGCTCAGATGGTCACAAGTGATTTGGTTGATCGCATGATGGCAAACATGGATAGCGCGGTTGATGGTGACTATGCAGGGACACCTGTAGCTGCAGAGCCGACGCCTAATTGCCATACCGCATCTTGCAGTGGCGCTCAAATGGCGGCTCATGACTTGTGGCAAGTTAGCGATAGAATGACCAACGAGATGCTACTCCTTCGAGGCGCATTAAGTGTGGCTTATGATGCCGCTACTCGAGAATACAGTATTGCCATAACCTGGGACGCAGCGGTAGGAGGGGGCGCAAGCGGCGGGTCTTATACGGCTTCGACTTGTACAGCAGCTGACAATAACAATTCGGGTTGTATGTTTACAGCGGTGAGGTTTTAG
- a CDS encoding GspH/FimT family pseudopilin produces MNNKGFTLIELLVTIAILSIIAVIAVPSFGRMIENNKIGSSRDGLLNALQYARTEAVTRNRTVSICPSSNSTSCLATTDWSTGWIVFEDSASGTTPTVGNIIRVYEGVTGFTINFVTEGVVPSPINNFFRYEPTGMLDTGFDSGTFAFCDPDGEATARAIILGVTTGTVRTGAEADAGC; encoded by the coding sequence ATGAATAATAAAGGTTTTACGCTGATTGAGTTGCTGGTAACCATAGCAATTTTGTCCATTATTGCAGTTATTGCAGTCCCTTCATTTGGTCGAATGATTGAAAATAACAAGATTGGCAGTTCACGAGACGGCTTGCTAAATGCGCTTCAGTATGCACGTACAGAAGCGGTAACAAGAAATAGAACGGTCTCTATCTGCCCTTCGTCAAATTCAACCTCTTGTTTGGCAACCACAGACTGGAGTACGGGATGGATTGTTTTTGAGGATAGCGCCTCAGGCACTACACCAACAGTAGGCAATATTATCCGTGTATATGAAGGGGTGACAGGCTTTACTATTAATTTTGTGACTGAGGGTGTGGTGCCATCGCCCATCAATAATTTTTTTCGATATGAACCAACAGGCATGTTAGATACGGGGTTTGATTCTGGCACGTTCGCATTTTGCGACCCTGACGGCGAGGCCACGGCAAGAGCTATTATATTAGGGGTAACGACAGGAACAGTTCGAACAGGAGCGGAAGCTGATGCAGGCTGTTAA
- the ispH gene encoding 4-hydroxy-3-methylbut-2-enyl diphosphate reductase, translated as MKISLANPRGFCAGVDRAIEIVNRALDVFGAPVYVRHEVVHNKFVVDNLRDRGAIFVDELEEVPDDSLVIFSAHGVSKAVQEESKTRGLRVFDATCPLVTKVHLEVSKYSLDGRECVLIGHHGHPEVEGTMGQYDYSAGGHIYLVEDEADVDKLEVKNPEGLTYVTQTTLSMDDAARVIDALRKKFPNIEGPRKDDICYATQNRQDAVKQLAVDCDLMLVVGSPNSSNSNRLRELAERMGTPAYLIDNEEGIDPAWLDGRKNVGVTAGASAPDVLVRQVVARIQALGGEVPVEIDGREENIVFSMPKELRIPVKQM; from the coding sequence ATGAAGATAAGTCTGGCTAATCCCCGAGGTTTTTGTGCCGGTGTTGATCGCGCGATCGAGATCGTGAATCGAGCGCTCGATGTATTCGGAGCCCCCGTGTACGTTCGGCATGAAGTCGTCCACAACAAGTTTGTCGTCGATAACCTACGTGACCGTGGCGCGATTTTTGTTGATGAACTAGAAGAAGTGCCAGATGATTCATTGGTGATATTCAGTGCCCACGGTGTTTCAAAAGCCGTTCAAGAAGAGTCTAAAACTCGTGGACTTCGAGTGTTTGATGCCACCTGTCCACTAGTCACCAAAGTGCACTTAGAAGTAAGTAAATATAGTCTAGATGGCCGCGAATGCGTGCTTATTGGGCATCATGGCCACCCAGAAGTAGAAGGTACTATGGGGCAGTATGACTACTCAGCCGGAGGTCATATTTACTTAGTTGAAGACGAAGCCGACGTTGATAAGTTAGAAGTTAAAAATCCAGAAGGCCTGACTTACGTAACACAAACAACACTCTCTATGGATGATGCCGCCAGAGTTATCGACGCCTTACGAAAAAAATTCCCGAATATCGAAGGTCCACGTAAAGACGATATCTGCTACGCCACACAAAACCGACAAGATGCTGTGAAGCAACTCGCCGTTGATTGTGATTTGATGTTGGTCGTGGGCTCACCGAACAGCTCAAACTCAAACCGATTACGCGAGTTAGCTGAGCGAATGGGTACACCGGCTTACTTAATCGATAACGAAGAAGGTATAGATCCCGCCTGGTTAGATGGGCGCAAGAATGTAGGCGTTACAGCCGGAGCGTCAGCGCCTGATGTGCTTGTGAGACAGGTTGTTGCGCGTATTCAGGCATTGGGCGGTGAAGTACCTGTAGAGATTGACGGACGAGAAGAGAATATTGTGTTTAGTATGCCTAAAGAGTTGAGAATACCTGTTAAGCAAATGTAA
- a CDS encoding FKBP-type peptidyl-prolyl cis-trans isomerase, translated as MSELEIGKGTGVVLHFSLKLEDGAVVDSTFEGDAAAFEFGDGNLPENFEALLVGMKAGEKGQWDVPPEKAFGMPNENNLQTMKKSDFPADMELVEGLMVSFADANKAELPGVVHEVGEEDVVINFNHPLAGKTLRFDVQILSVTALGEEK; from the coding sequence ATGAGCGAATTGGAAATAGGTAAGGGCACCGGCGTTGTTTTACATTTCTCACTAAAACTAGAAGACGGTGCGGTGGTTGACTCGACATTTGAAGGGGATGCCGCCGCATTTGAATTTGGCGATGGCAACCTTCCTGAAAACTTCGAAGCGTTATTGGTCGGCATGAAAGCGGGTGAAAAAGGCCAGTGGGATGTACCACCAGAAAAAGCCTTTGGAATGCCAAACGAAAACAACCTGCAAACCATGAAGAAATCAGACTTTCCAGCAGATATGGAACTGGTTGAAGGGTTAATGGTCTCATTTGCAGATGCCAATAAAGCAGAATTGCCTGGTGTTGTTCATGAAGTGGGTGAAGAAGATGTGGTGATTAACTTTAATCATCCGTTGGCAGGAAAGACGTTGCGTTTTGATGTGCAAATACTAAGCGTAACCGCTTTGGGTGAAGAGAAATAA
- the lspA gene encoding signal peptidase II — translation MLKWLWLSVIVVFLDLGTKWLATDMLDYAISVPVLPFFNFTLLHNTGAAFSFLASAGGWQRWFFAVLAVGISVMLVKWLASIKGDKWLAIAIALVLGGALGNLYDRVIHGYVVDFLHFYWQNYHFPAFNIADSAITVGAIMMALDIFRKPNPETVEKV, via the coding sequence ATGTTGAAGTGGTTGTGGTTATCAGTAATTGTGGTTTTTTTGGACCTTGGAACAAAATGGCTTGCAACAGATATGTTGGACTACGCCATTTCAGTACCCGTACTACCCTTTTTTAACTTTACACTGTTACATAATACCGGCGCGGCATTTAGTTTTCTGGCTAGCGCAGGGGGGTGGCAGCGATGGTTTTTTGCTGTATTAGCAGTCGGGATTAGTGTCATGCTAGTGAAATGGTTAGCCTCAATCAAAGGTGATAAATGGCTAGCGATTGCGATTGCGCTGGTGCTAGGCGGCGCACTAGGTAACTTATATGACCGAGTAATACATGGTTATGTAGTCGACTTTTTACATTTCTATTGGCAGAACTATCACTTCCCCGCTTTTAATATTGCGGACTCAGCGATTACCGTAGGGGCTATCATGATGGCGCTCGACATATTTCGAAAGCCAAACCCAGAAACAGTCGAAAAAGTATAA
- the ileS gene encoding isoleucine--tRNA ligase, with the protein MSDYKHTLNLPDTDFPMKGNLAQREPKMLKDWQDNGIYQQIRDARRGAEKFILHDGPPYANGSIHIGHAVNKILKDVIVKAKTISGYDAPYIPGWDCHGLPIEHNVEKKIGKAGVKVDVKTFRKACREYAQKQVDGQKTDFIRLGVFGDWDNPYLTMNFAFEADIIRSLGKIVENGHLHKGFKPVYWSVVGGSALAEAEVEYQDKESIAVDVRFTPVDQSDFISAFTLESGGGEGEASIVIWTTTPWTLPSNQAVSLHAELEYVLVECDAGFGKERMVMAEALHVDNMQRYGIEDYAVVGRCKGVDLENKLLAHPFYSTRQVPVILGDHVTTDAGTGAVHTAPDHGVDDFNVGRAYGLKTLNLVDDGGVFREGTELFAGEHVYKVDAKVLDVLDQHKKLVYKKSFRHSYPHCWRTKTPLIFRATPQWFVSMEQNGLKDAALEAVKGVKWVPSWGQQRIEGMLEQSPDWCISRQRTWGVPIALFVNKETQELHPDTSRLIEEVAKRVEKEGMDAWFDLDPAELLGDDAAKWQKVTDTLDVWFDSGVTHAAVLKQREELGQYPADLYLEGSDQHRGWFQSSLKTGIAINGQAPYKQVLTHGFVVDGQGKKMSKSMGNVVAPQEVMNKLGADILRLWVAGTDYSGEMTVSDEILKRTADSYRRIRNTSRFLLANINGFNPATDAVAPGDMLALDRWVVDRALLLQKELIEAYDEYNFLAVNQKVLQFCGIDLGGFYLDIIKDRQYTTQPDSLERRSCQTAMYHITEALVRWIAPVLSFTADEIWTSLPGDRSSTVFVQEWYQGLTPLNDNEAQGRAYWEQILTVKTAVNKQLEEGRKAGKTKGSMTTAVTLFCSDELKQALSVLGEELRFVLITSEAKVVGLDAEGASDAIETDVEGLKVLIVPSEHEKCDRCWHQREDVGSHDAHPKLCGRCIENVDGDGESRQFA; encoded by the coding sequence ATGAGTGATTATAAGCACACCCTAAACCTTCCTGATACTGACTTCCCGATGAAAGGGAATCTAGCCCAGCGCGAGCCGAAAATGCTGAAAGATTGGCAAGACAACGGCATTTATCAGCAAATTAGGGATGCACGTCGTGGTGCGGAAAAATTCATTCTTCATGATGGACCTCCATATGCCAATGGTAGTATTCACATTGGTCACGCGGTTAACAAAATATTGAAAGATGTCATCGTTAAAGCTAAAACAATCAGTGGCTACGATGCCCCTTATATCCCAGGATGGGATTGCCACGGTTTACCGATAGAACACAATGTTGAGAAGAAAATAGGCAAGGCAGGCGTTAAAGTCGACGTCAAAACCTTCCGAAAAGCCTGTCGCGAGTATGCACAAAAGCAAGTTGATGGTCAGAAAACTGACTTTATCCGCTTAGGCGTGTTTGGTGATTGGGATAACCCTTACTTAACAATGAACTTTGCGTTTGAAGCAGACATTATTCGGTCTTTAGGCAAAATTGTTGAAAATGGTCACCTTCATAAAGGGTTTAAGCCCGTATATTGGAGTGTCGTCGGTGGCTCAGCTTTGGCAGAGGCCGAAGTTGAATACCAAGATAAAGAGTCAATCGCGGTTGATGTTCGTTTCACGCCAGTAGATCAGAGTGATTTTATTAGTGCATTCACGCTTGAAAGTGGCGGCGGTGAAGGCGAAGCGTCTATTGTTATTTGGACTACCACACCGTGGACATTACCTTCTAACCAAGCGGTTTCGTTACATGCAGAATTAGAGTACGTGTTAGTTGAGTGCGATGCAGGTTTTGGTAAAGAACGTATGGTGATGGCTGAGGCGCTTCATGTTGATAACATGCAGCGTTACGGCATTGAAGACTACGCAGTGGTTGGTCGCTGTAAAGGGGTTGACTTAGAAAACAAATTACTCGCTCACCCATTTTATTCAACGCGTCAGGTGCCGGTTATTTTGGGTGATCATGTCACCACCGATGCGGGTACAGGCGCTGTTCACACCGCACCTGATCACGGTGTGGACGATTTTAATGTGGGTCGTGCTTACGGCTTAAAAACCTTGAACTTGGTTGATGATGGCGGTGTATTCCGTGAAGGCACAGAACTGTTTGCGGGTGAACATGTCTATAAAGTTGATGCCAAGGTGCTCGATGTATTAGATCAGCATAAAAAATTGGTTTACAAAAAGTCTTTCCGTCATAGCTATCCGCATTGTTGGAGAACCAAAACACCATTGATTTTCCGTGCGACACCCCAATGGTTCGTAAGCATGGAGCAGAATGGTCTTAAAGACGCCGCTCTAGAGGCAGTCAAAGGCGTTAAATGGGTTCCATCTTGGGGTCAGCAGCGTATTGAAGGCATGTTAGAGCAAAGCCCTGACTGGTGTATTTCACGCCAGCGTACATGGGGTGTTCCGATTGCATTATTCGTAAATAAAGAAACCCAAGAGCTCCATCCAGACACTAGCCGGTTGATTGAAGAAGTCGCCAAGCGTGTTGAGAAAGAGGGGATGGACGCGTGGTTTGATCTTGATCCTGCAGAATTGTTGGGCGACGACGCGGCTAAGTGGCAAAAAGTCACAGATACGTTAGATGTATGGTTTGATTCTGGTGTTACCCATGCCGCTGTATTAAAGCAAAGAGAAGAGCTAGGTCAATACCCTGCTGACCTTTATCTAGAGGGCTCAGATCAGCACAGAGGGTGGTTCCAGTCCTCACTAAAAACGGGTATCGCGATAAATGGTCAAGCACCTTATAAGCAAGTGCTAACTCATGGCTTTGTGGTTGATGGTCAAGGCAAGAAAATGTCCAAATCAATGGGTAACGTCGTTGCCCCTCAAGAAGTGATGAACAAGCTAGGTGCCGATATTCTTCGCTTATGGGTAGCGGGTACAGACTACAGTGGCGAAATGACGGTGTCTGACGAAATCCTAAAGCGGACTGCCGACTCTTACCGCAGAATTCGAAACACCTCGCGCTTCTTGCTCGCCAACATTAACGGCTTTAACCCTGCAACAGATGCCGTCGCACCTGGTGATATGCTAGCACTTGATCGTTGGGTGGTTGATAGAGCGCTGTTGCTGCAAAAAGAGCTGATCGAGGCGTATGACGAATATAATTTCCTCGCGGTGAACCAGAAAGTACTTCAGTTTTGCGGTATCGACTTAGGTGGTTTCTATCTTGATATCATAAAAGACCGCCAGTACACCACTCAGCCAGATAGTTTAGAGCGACGCTCTTGCCAGACGGCGATGTATCATATTACCGAGGCACTGGTTCGCTGGATTGCCCCTGTTCTTAGCTTTACCGCTGATGAAATATGGACCAGTCTACCTGGCGATCGAAGCAGTACGGTATTCGTGCAGGAGTGGTATCAAGGGCTGACACCTTTAAATGATAATGAGGCCCAGGGTCGAGCATACTGGGAACAGATACTAACGGTTAAAACGGCCGTTAATAAGCAGCTTGAAGAAGGCCGTAAAGCAGGAAAAACAAAAGGCTCAATGACCACTGCCGTCACTTTGTTCTGTAGCGATGAATTGAAGCAAGCATTATCAGTACTGGGTGAAGAGCTACGATTTGTATTGATTACATCAGAAGCCAAAGTGGTGGGGCTTGATGCAGAAGGTGCAAGCGATGCAATTGAGACCGATGTAGAAGGCCTTAAAGTGCTGATTGTACCAAGCGAACATGAAAAGTGTGATCGTTGCTGGCATCAGCGTGAAGATGTAGGTTCACATGACGCGCATCCAAAACTCTGTGGGCGTTGTATCGAAAACGTTGATGGAGACGGTGAGTCACGACAGTTTGCTTAA
- the ribF gene encoding bifunctional riboflavin kinase/FAD synthetase — protein MKLVRGLRSLASQKNSRVSGSKSEALSFRGLGCVATIGNFDGVHLGHKVIIEQVKDKAKKLGVPSVVVIFEPQPQEYFRKSDAPARLMRFREKLVALRELDIDYLVCLTFNDELHEMPAHQFIEQVLVSGLQIKHLVVGDDFRFGCDRAGDFALLSETGKLLEQQQKGFSVENTRTVALEGDRVSSTRVRNALDENQFALAGRLLGHPYTITGCVVHGQKLGRQLGVPTANVSLGRKVLVLKGVYAVEATLESGECLQGVANIGIRPTVDGVKPSLEVHLFGFEGSIYGQHLSVVFKHKVRDEQKFSDIERLKEQIFKDIEETKTYFDTLSNTGNK, from the coding sequence ATGAAGCTCGTACGTGGGCTGCGCAGTTTAGCGTCGCAAAAAAACAGTCGTGTTTCTGGCTCGAAGAGTGAGGCTTTAAGCTTTAGAGGGCTAGGTTGTGTCGCGACTATTGGTAATTTTGATGGCGTTCATTTAGGTCATAAAGTTATTATCGAGCAAGTTAAAGATAAAGCAAAAAAATTGGGTGTACCTTCTGTGGTGGTTATATTTGAACCGCAGCCCCAAGAGTATTTTAGAAAGAGCGATGCGCCAGCGCGGTTAATGCGCTTTAGAGAAAAGTTAGTTGCGCTGCGTGAGCTAGATATAGACTACCTTGTTTGCTTAACATTCAATGATGAGTTGCACGAAATGCCAGCTCATCAATTTATCGAACAGGTATTAGTCTCTGGCTTGCAAATCAAGCATCTGGTCGTTGGCGACGACTTTAGATTTGGCTGTGATCGTGCTGGAGATTTTGCGCTATTAAGCGAGACCGGCAAGTTGCTTGAACAGCAGCAGAAAGGCTTTTCAGTTGAAAACACGCGTACTGTAGCGCTCGAAGGTGATAGAGTAAGCAGTACCAGAGTTCGTAACGCACTGGATGAAAACCAGTTTGCACTAGCAGGGCGTTTATTAGGCCACCCTTATACGATTACCGGGTGTGTTGTGCATGGCCAAAAGTTAGGCCGTCAACTTGGCGTACCTACAGCGAATGTATCACTAGGGCGAAAAGTGCTAGTGTTAAAGGGTGTGTACGCAGTAGAGGCAACGCTTGAGTCTGGCGAGTGTTTACAAGGCGTGGCCAACATAGGTATTCGGCCTACAGTCGATGGTGTAAAACCATCGCTTGAGGTTCACTTGTTTGGTTTTGAAGGCTCGATTTACGGCCAACATCTGAGTGTAGTGTTTAAACATAAAGTTCGTGATGAACAGAAGTTCTCTGATATAGAGCGACTAAAAGAACAAATCTTCAAAGATATTGAAGAGACAAAGACTTATTTTGATACGCTGAGTAATACTGGCAATAAGTAA
- the murJ gene encoding murein biosynthesis integral membrane protein MurJ gives MKSKKSSRLQNKCEKKGVDDSVKQPPSSPGLLKSSSVVGSMTMLSRILGLVRDIVIARYFGAGAGADAFFVAFKIPNFLRRLFAEGAFSQAFVPVLSEYRAKKELRDVRALINSVAGVLGAVLLVVTLLAVVGSPVLTTIFAPGFIGDEEKFSLASEMLRLTFPYLLLISLTAFAGSILNSYGRFAVPAFTPVLLNLSLIASAIWLSPLFENPIIALAWGVLIAGMLQLFFQFPFLLKMGLLPRPRLDYRHEGVARIMRLMLPALFGVSVSQINLLLDTILASFLQTGSVSWLYYSDRLSELPLGVFGVAIATVILPSLSRKHTSESSDAFSKTLDWALRVVLVIGFPAAIALLLLAEPLLATLFYHGELTELDVAMSTLSLRAYASGLMAFMLIKVLAPGYFSRQDTKTPVKIGVIAMVVNMVFNLILIWPLAHTGLALATALSAWLNAYLLYRGLLKEGVYWLQDGWGKFMFQLLFSLLIMSGVILVLLQYFPDWLLMSVMERIGYLSIMVVSGGASYFVALYVSGIRLRSFLVRH, from the coding sequence TTGAAAAGTAAAAAAAGTAGTCGCTTACAAAATAAATGTGAAAAAAAAGGCGTTGATGACTCGGTTAAGCAGCCTCCATCTTCACCCGGACTTTTAAAGTCCAGTAGCGTTGTTGGCTCAATGACCATGCTATCCAGAATCTTAGGGTTGGTTCGGGATATTGTCATCGCGCGTTACTTTGGCGCGGGCGCAGGGGCTGATGCTTTTTTTGTGGCCTTTAAGATTCCTAACTTTCTTAGGCGCTTGTTTGCCGAAGGTGCTTTTTCGCAAGCCTTTGTGCCTGTGTTATCTGAATATCGTGCAAAGAAAGAATTACGCGATGTTAGGGCTCTCATAAACTCTGTGGCAGGGGTGCTAGGTGCGGTTTTGTTGGTTGTTACATTGTTGGCTGTTGTGGGTTCGCCAGTATTGACGACTATTTTTGCACCAGGGTTTATTGGGGATGAAGAAAAGTTTTCCCTTGCTAGCGAAATGTTACGCTTAACGTTCCCTTATTTGTTGCTGATATCACTGACCGCATTTGCAGGGTCTATTTTAAATAGTTATGGGCGCTTTGCGGTGCCTGCCTTTACGCCCGTATTGCTCAACTTGTCGCTTATTGCCTCGGCGATTTGGCTATCGCCATTGTTTGAGAACCCTATTATAGCGTTGGCGTGGGGGGTGTTAATAGCAGGCATGTTGCAGCTATTTTTCCAGTTTCCTTTTTTGCTCAAAATGGGATTGCTGCCGCGTCCACGACTAGACTATCGTCATGAGGGTGTGGCGAGAATAATGCGGCTGATGCTGCCTGCGCTGTTTGGGGTCTCCGTTAGTCAGATTAATTTACTGCTCGATACGATATTGGCTTCTTTTTTACAGACGGGGAGTGTCTCGTGGCTTTACTATTCTGATCGACTATCAGAACTGCCTTTAGGGGTGTTTGGTGTCGCGATAGCGACGGTCATTCTTCCCTCTCTGTCGAGAAAACACACCAGTGAGTCATCGGATGCCTTTTCAAAGACGCTCGATTGGGCGCTTAGAGTGGTATTGGTGATCGGTTTTCCGGCGGCGATTGCGTTGTTGCTATTAGCGGAGCCTTTGTTGGCGACATTATTTTATCATGGTGAGTTAACAGAGCTTGATGTGGCTATGTCAACGCTCAGTCTACGCGCTTACGCATCAGGGCTAATGGCTTTCATGTTAATTAAAGTATTGGCGCCGGGTTACTTTTCGCGGCAGGACACTAAAACGCCCGTCAAAATCGGTGTTATCGCGATGGTGGTTAATATGGTTTTTAACCTCATACTGATTTGGCCTCTCGCGCATACAGGGTTGGCGTTGGCGACAGCATTATCTGCTTGGTTAAACGCTTACTTACTCTACCGAGGGCTTTTGAAGGAGGGTGTTTATTGGTTGCAGGATGGCTGGGGTAAGTTTATGTTTCAGTTGCTCTTCTCGCTATTGATTATGTCCGGTGTGATTTTGGTGTTGTTGCAGTATTTTCCTGATTGGCTGTTGATGTCGGTTATGGAGCGAATAGGATATCTTTCCATCATGGTTGTTTCGGGCGGTGCTTCATACTTTGTTGCGTTGTATGTGTCTGGGATACGGTTAAGGTCATTTCTTGTTCGGCACTAG
- the rpsT gene encoding 30S ribosomal protein S20: protein MANSPSSKKRARQQEKRRQHNASQRSMVRTYIKKVTAKIESGNHEEAQTAFQAAVPAVDSMVNKGILPKNRAARIKSRLNARVKALKA, encoded by the coding sequence GTGGCAAATTCCCCATCTTCAAAGAAGCGCGCACGCCAGCAGGAAAAGCGTCGCCAGCACAATGCAAGCCAACGATCAATGGTTCGCACATACATTAAAAAAGTTACCGCTAAAATTGAAAGCGGTAATCATGAAGAAGCTCAAACAGCCTTTCAGGCTGCAGTTCCTGCTGTTGACAGCATGGTTAACAAAGGCATTCTTCCAAAGAACAGAGCAGCTCGTATTAAGAGCCGCTTGAATGCACGAGTGAAAGCGTTAAAAGCCTAA
- the proB gene encoding glutamate 5-kinase has product MINLSGRQALLKSQCWVVKIGSALLTNDGKGLDKASIALWVDQLVWLREQGIEVVLVSSGSVAEGMTRLGLTQRPSQLHELQAAAAVGQMGLIQTYETEFKRYGLHTAQILLTHDDLSDRKRYLNARSALKALVGMNVIPIVNENDTVVTDEIRFGDNDTLGALVANLVEADALIILTDQDGLYDKDPRRNVDASLISEAQADDMSLDQMAAGGSGALGRGGMVTKIRAARLAARSGAQTVIVGGRIDKVLCRLREGEALGTLLLPNQERQAARKQWLAGHLQTRGQLVLDAGAVSGLRQKGRSLLAVGVKSVSGRFRRGEMVACVDEQGNEVARGLVEYDFFDAAKIIGLPSDQIESVLGFINEPELVHRDNLVLV; this is encoded by the coding sequence GTGATTAATTTGTCGGGTCGACAGGCGTTGTTAAAATCTCAGTGCTGGGTAGTTAAGATCGGAAGCGCGTTGTTAACTAATGATGGTAAAGGGCTTGATAAGGCATCAATTGCGTTGTGGGTTGATCAGCTTGTTTGGCTTCGAGAGCAGGGTATAGAGGTTGTTTTAGTTTCGTCAGGCTCTGTAGCAGAAGGCATGACGCGACTGGGCTTAACTCAAAGGCCTAGTCAGTTGCATGAGTTGCAGGCGGCTGCTGCGGTGGGTCAAATGGGGTTGATTCAGACTTACGAGACGGAGTTTAAACGGTATGGGTTGCATACGGCGCAAATACTGCTGACTCATGATGACCTGTCTGACCGGAAACGATATCTTAATGCTCGTAGTGCGTTAAAAGCCTTGGTGGGGATGAATGTTATTCCTATTGTAAATGAGAATGATACGGTTGTTACTGATGAGATTCGGTTTGGTGACAATGATACATTGGGTGCGTTGGTGGCTAATTTGGTGGAGGCGGATGCGCTGATTATTCTGACTGATCAAGATGGTTTGTATGATAAAGATCCGCGAAGAAATGTAGATGCTTCATTGATCAGTGAAGCGCAGGCGGATGATATGTCACTGGATCAGATGGCGGCTGGAGGTTCGGGTGCGCTGGGTCGTGGCGGTATGGTGACTAAGATTCGAGCGGCACGCTTGGCGGCTCGTTCTGGTGCGCAGACGGTGATAGTGGGTGGTAGGATTGATAAGGTGCTTTGTAGGTTAAGAGAGGGTGAGGCGCTGGGGACGTTATTGCTCCCAAATCAAGAGCGTCAGGCGGCGCGCAAGCAATGGTTGGCGGGGCATTTGCAGACGCGAGGGCAGCTTGTTTTGGATGCGGGTGCCGTGAGTGGGCTTCGTCAAAAAGGGCGTAGTCTGTTGGCTGTAGGTGTTAAGTCTGTGTCGGGAAGGTTTAGGCGCGGAGAAATGGTTGCTTGTGTGGATGAGCAGGGTAATGAGGTTGCGCGTGGTTTAGTGGAATATGACTTCTTTGATGCAGCTAAAATTATTGGTTTACCTAGCGATCAGATTGAATCAGTTTTAGGGTTTATTAATGAGCCAGAGTTAGTGCATCGGGATAATTTGGTGTTGGTATAG